The following proteins are co-located in the Methanobacterium sp. genome:
- a CDS encoding ATP-binding protein: MPILPLGIPTDLDKYFYNREKDLITLKSFLNTLNHDVANQMLVTGYRGVGKSFLLKKLLAELPDNILTAYIDMSKIFGIQKGRITEELIMNSLLEEMNESLREDMDDLTRSYDIVKDLIMKIWQKKFDFKEAGTAMGIAIPDIKDNYEKLSKFVMEFPQRVVELSNGKINGFVIVIDEFQLIGELESPEAFFWLFRSYTQEQDNVSYIFTGSTSASSDIVDKINGIKGAFGGRMTQYTVDPFTREESEGYLKERVSELKFTESGLNRFYKCTRGYPAYINSFCNTMSGDVEYDDELVIQTFYEKIEQIAIMWTAVWATLSGKEKDIITTLIENGPLNWSDLLSKVDFSNKTLAKYVNIIKNKGILSHSGKKYMIDDHMLFAWLEYKKERDGFYPP; encoded by the coding sequence ATGCCAATTTTACCATTAGGAATTCCGACTGATTTGGATAAATATTTTTACAACCGTGAAAAAGACTTAATAACACTCAAATCCTTTTTAAATACACTTAATCATGATGTAGCTAATCAAATGTTAGTTACGGGATATAGGGGTGTTGGTAAATCATTTTTATTGAAGAAACTGTTAGCAGAATTACCTGATAATATTCTCACAGCATATATAGACATGTCTAAAATATTCGGTATTCAAAAAGGCAGGATAACAGAAGAATTAATAATGAACAGCCTTTTAGAAGAAATGAATGAGTCACTACGAGAAGATATGGATGATTTGACAAGATCATATGATATAGTTAAGGATCTTATAATGAAAATCTGGCAAAAGAAATTTGATTTTAAAGAAGCAGGGACAGCTATGGGGATAGCAATTCCTGATATTAAGGATAACTATGAAAAACTCAGTAAATTTGTAATGGAATTCCCCCAAAGAGTGGTTGAGCTTTCAAATGGAAAAATAAATGGTTTTGTAATAGTAATAGATGAATTCCAACTTATCGGCGAATTGGAATCTCCAGAAGCATTTTTCTGGTTGTTTAGGAGTTACACTCAGGAACAGGATAATGTAAGTTATATCTTCACAGGGTCAACATCCGCGTCCAGCGATATTGTAGATAAAATAAATGGTATAAAAGGGGCTTTCGGAGGTAGAATGACTCAGTATACTGTTGACCCATTTACAAGGGAAGAATCTGAAGGCTATTTAAAAGAGAGAGTATCAGAGTTAAAATTCACTGAAAGTGGTTTAAACCGATTTTATAAATGCACAAGGGGATACCCAGCATATATAAACAGCTTCTGTAATACCATGTCTGGAGATGTAGAATATGATGATGAACTGGTTATCCAGACATTCTATGAAAAAATTGAGCAGATCGCCATTATGTGGACTGCAGTATGGGCCACACTTTCAGGTAAAGAAAAAGATATCATTACAACCCTTATTGAAAACGGGCCATTAAACTGGAGTGATTTGCTGTCTAAAGTTGACTTTTCCAATAAGACACTTGCAAAATATGTGAATATAATAAAAAATAAGGGCATACTGTCTCATTCTGGCAAAAAGTATATGATTGATGACCATATGTTATTTGCATGGTTGGAATATAAAAAAGAGAGGGATGGTTTTTATCCGCCTTAA
- a CDS encoding PsbP-related protein codes for MQKKYVGIILGLLSFVILTSGCIYLDNFTAPNKNYGVNDTSYNTVANVSTKTFSAYGVSFKYPYNWKVDTGKNPDGSDMISAYEEVAFKATAFNIQIMNDTDISEQTVIAGMQKSIIPGGNKTASYTITLDNTTAYEDVYVVDNPNFSKLMRFTLIYFVKDGKSYLITLQASDKNFDKEKAKFGIILNSLKVQ; via the coding sequence ATGCAAAAAAAATATGTTGGAATAATATTAGGGCTCTTATCTTTTGTTATTTTAACTTCAGGATGCATATATCTTGATAATTTTACAGCCCCAAATAAAAATTATGGTGTTAATGATACAAGCTATAATACAGTTGCTAACGTATCCACAAAGACCTTTTCTGCTTATGGGGTTAGTTTTAAGTATCCTTACAACTGGAAGGTAGATACTGGTAAGAATCCGGATGGAAGCGATATGATCTCTGCCTATGAAGAGGTTGCATTTAAAGCCACAGCGTTTAATATCCAAATAATGAACGATACAGATATATCAGAGCAAACAGTAATCGCGGGAATGCAAAAAAGCATAATTCCTGGAGGAAATAAAACTGCAAGTTATACAATTACACTGGACAACACAACCGCTTATGAAGACGTATATGTTGTAGATAACCCCAATTTTAGTAAGTTAATGAGATTTACACTGATTTATTTTGTAAAAGACGGTAAATCATATCTAATTACACTCCAAGCTTCAGATAAAAACTTTGATAAAGAAAAAGCCAAATTTGGCATTATTCTCAATAGTTTGAAGGTTCAATAA